In one window of Myxococcales bacterium DNA:
- a CDS encoding DUF4126 domain-containing protein: MTAFLTAFGLAGAAGLNAYVPLMAIAVLARLGLVHLAPPFDLLASTWALVAIGVLLTVEVIVDKVPGADHVNDLVQTVVRPAAGALAFGAATGAIADAPGWLTLAAGLVTAFSVHSVKAAARPAVNASTLGLGAPVVSVLEDIVAVATSLIALLVPYLVALVALGFVVLAFVLWRRRRRRRDRERAGARG, from the coding sequence CTTCGGCCTCGCGGGCGCCGCGGGCCTCAACGCCTACGTTCCGCTGATGGCCATCGCCGTGCTCGCGCGGTTGGGGCTCGTGCACCTCGCACCGCCGTTCGACCTCTTGGCGAGCACATGGGCTCTAGTGGCCATCGGAGTTCTGCTGACGGTCGAGGTGATCGTCGACAAGGTGCCCGGCGCCGACCACGTCAACGATCTCGTTCAGACCGTGGTGCGTCCCGCCGCCGGCGCACTAGCGTTCGGCGCTGCGACGGGGGCCATCGCCGACGCTCCCGGGTGGCTTACCCTCGCCGCCGGGCTCGTGACGGCCTTCAGCGTTCACAGCGTCAAAGCAGCGGCTCGCCCCGCCGTAAACGCGTCGACGCTGGGATTGGGAGCGCCCGTCGTCAGCGTCCTCGAGGACATCGTCGCCGTGGCCACCTCGCTGATCGCGCTCCTCGTGCCGTACCTGGTGGCGCTCGTCGCTCTCGGGTTCGTGGTGCTCGCTTTCGTTCTTTGGCGTCGGCGTCGTCGTCGCCGAGACCGCGAACGAGCCGGGGCGCGCGGCTAG